One part of the Vogesella sp. LIG4 genome encodes these proteins:
- a CDS encoding sodium-dependent transporter: MSKQGRPAPNEAAGKSRDGFTSSFGVLAATLGSAVGLGNIWKFPYVTGANGGAGFLVVYLLATLLVGLPVMIAEITLGRRAKADAVSTLRKLAPARQPWWLVGVAGVLAAFLIMSFYSEVAGWVFAYVFKALRGDILSSDPKLTSAAFGALISDPLQALLWQWGVLLLIGGILMCGVAKGIEAVTKKLMPLLFILLLVIGVRSLMLPGAAAGLSFLFTPDWSKLNAGVVLVAMGLAFFKLSIGMGTMITYGSYFRDEQNVPATTLRVMAADLFVSMLAGIAIFPAVFSFGFKPEAGPSLLFITIPAVFASMPMGHLFMVLFFVLSAVAATGAMLSLLEVPVSVMVGRLGISRLRATVLSLLLLALVGASCALSNSTLAGVKLFGMTFFDLFDYLSSNILLPLGGICICLFVGWVWGKSKLQAALSNDGTLANGAVVGVVYLLLKCITPLLIALVMLKGLGWL; this comes from the coding sequence ATGAGCAAACAAGGCAGACCCGCGCCCAATGAGGCAGCGGGCAAATCGCGTGACGGTTTTACCTCCAGTTTCGGCGTCCTGGCCGCTACCCTGGGCTCGGCGGTGGGGCTGGGCAATATCTGGAAGTTTCCCTACGTTACCGGCGCCAACGGCGGTGCCGGCTTTCTGGTGGTCTACCTGCTGGCAACCCTGCTGGTAGGGCTGCCGGTGATGATCGCCGAAATCACCCTTGGTCGCCGTGCCAAGGCCGATGCGGTGAGTACGCTGCGCAAGCTGGCGCCGGCGCGGCAGCCGTGGTGGCTGGTCGGGGTGGCCGGCGTGCTGGCGGCGTTCCTGATCATGTCGTTCTATTCCGAAGTGGCCGGCTGGGTGTTCGCCTACGTATTCAAGGCCTTGCGCGGCGATATTCTGTCCAGCGACCCCAAGCTGACTTCCGCGGCATTCGGCGCGCTGATCAGCGATCCGCTGCAGGCGCTGCTGTGGCAGTGGGGCGTGCTGCTGCTGATCGGCGGCATCCTGATGTGCGGCGTGGCCAAGGGCATCGAGGCAGTCACCAAGAAGCTGATGCCGCTGCTGTTCATCCTGCTGCTGGTGATTGGCGTGCGCAGCCTGATGCTGCCGGGTGCCGCCGCCGGCTTGTCCTTCCTGTTCACGCCGGACTGGAGCAAGCTCAACGCCGGCGTGGTGCTGGTGGCCATGGGGCTGGCGTTCTTCAAGCTGTCCATCGGCATGGGTACCATGATCACCTATGGCAGCTACTTCCGCGATGAGCAGAACGTGCCTGCCACCACGCTGCGGGTAATGGCGGCCGACCTGTTCGTGTCGATGCTGGCCGGCATCGCCATCTTCCCGGCGGTGTTCAGCTTCGGCTTCAAGCCGGAGGCCGGCCCGTCGCTGCTGTTCATCACCATTCCGGCGGTGTTTGCCAGCATGCCGATGGGCCACCTGTTCATGGTGCTGTTCTTCGTGCTGTCGGCAGTGGCCGCCACCGGCGCCATGCTGTCGTTGCTGGAGGTGCCGGTGTCGGTGATGGTGGGCCGTTTGGGCATCAGCCGTCTGCGGGCCACGGTGCTGAGCCTGCTGCTGCTGGCGCTGGTGGGTGCCAGCTGTGCGCTGTCCAATAGCACGCTGGCCGGTGTCAAACTGTTCGGCATGACTTTCTTCGACCTGTTCGACTACCTCAGCTCCAATATCCTGCTGCCGCTGGGCGGCATCTGCATCTGCCTGTTCGTGGGCTGGGTGTGGGGCAAGAGCAAGCTGCAGGCGGCGCTGAGCAACGATGGCACGCTGGCCAACGGCGCGGTGGTAGGCGTGGTATACCTGCTGCTCAAGTGCATCACACCGCTGCTGATCGCGCTGGTGATGCTCAAGGGGCTGGGCTGGCTGTAA
- the xerC gene encoding tyrosine recombinase XerC — protein MDAHWQGLIDAFDDQLRLAARSEHTRLAYRRDLTRLAELLADTPPAEVDGPRIQRALGQLRREELSPRTLARMLSTWRSLYDWMLRRDWVAANPCAGLRAPRAGKRLPKVLSVDGAMQLLDSTPEDEHDVRDQAIFELMYSSGLRLSETVALNLADLDLDTALVKVHGKGNRERILPVGKQALAALRRWLPLRQPAEGEEALFLSRRGTRISSRQLARRLESWALRSGSEQHVHPHMLRHSFASHMLQSSGDLRAVQELLGHANLATTQIYTSLDFQHLAKVYDDAHPRARKKTAGDE, from the coding sequence ATGGACGCGCACTGGCAAGGCCTGATCGACGCCTTCGACGACCAGCTGAGGTTGGCCGCACGCAGCGAACACACCCGCCTGGCCTACCGGCGCGACCTCACCCGGCTGGCCGAACTGCTGGCCGACACGCCGCCGGCAGAAGTGGACGGCCCGCGCATCCAGCGCGCACTGGGGCAGTTGCGCCGCGAGGAGCTGTCGCCGCGCACCCTGGCGCGCATGCTGTCCACCTGGCGCAGCCTGTACGACTGGATGCTGCGCCGCGACTGGGTTGCGGCCAACCCTTGTGCCGGCCTGCGCGCACCGCGCGCCGGCAAACGCCTGCCCAAGGTGTTGAGCGTGGATGGCGCCATGCAGCTGCTGGACAGCACGCCGGAAGACGAACACGACGTCCGCGACCAGGCTATCTTCGAACTGATGTACTCCTCCGGCCTGCGGCTATCGGAAACCGTGGCGCTGAACCTGGCCGACCTGGATCTCGATACCGCGCTGGTGAAGGTGCACGGCAAGGGCAACCGCGAACGCATCCTGCCGGTGGGCAAGCAGGCACTGGCAGCACTGCGGCGCTGGTTGCCACTGCGCCAGCCGGCGGAAGGCGAAGAGGCGCTGTTCCTGTCGCGGCGCGGCACGCGTATCAGCAGCCGGCAACTGGCGCGCCGGCTGGAAAGCTGGGCACTGCGCAGCGGCAGCGAGCAGCACGTGCACCCGCACATGCTGCGCCACTCCTTTGCCAGCCACATGCTGCAATCCTCCGGCGACCTGCGCGCGGTGCAGGAGCTGCTCGGCCACGCCAACCTGGCCACCACGCAGATCTACACCAGCCTGGACTTCCAGCACCTGGCCAAGGTCTACGACGACGCCCACCCGCGAGCACGCAAAAAAACCGCTGGCGACGAGTAG
- a CDS encoding ABC transporter ATP-binding protein, which yields MAELAIELIGVNKHFGEVHANKNISFGIRKGSIHGVIGENGAGKSTLMSILYGYYHADSGTIRINGKEERIRSSQDAIAKGIGMVHQHFMLVDPFTVLENIVLGAEEGVRLDASLAAARRHLADLNRDYGLQVDPDAIVGELGVGSQQRVEILKALYRGADVLILDEPTAVLTPQEADDLFRILRLLKQQGKTVILITHKLREVLDITDTVTVMRAGEVVGQVVTAEVGKEDLADLMVGRKVNLQLDKAPARPGKTVLAVSGLNLVDERGVALLKDIGFELRAGEIVGIAGVSGNGQSELLEVLSGMREATSGSVNFNGTELSTLKTREPKAAAYRRLGIAHVPEDRSREGLVKDFSTFENAILGYHNDPSIRRGGLFSRKAIVERCRRFIREFDVRPALTHRRIGLFSGGNQQKVILAREIHANPELMLIGQPTRGVDIGAIEFIHKRLLQLRDEGKALLLVSVELDEILALSDRIIVMNAGAISGELSAAEATTTSLGLLMGGHK from the coding sequence ATGGCCGAATTAGCCATCGAGCTCATAGGCGTCAACAAGCACTTCGGCGAAGTGCACGCCAACAAGAACATCAGCTTCGGCATCCGCAAGGGCTCCATTCACGGCGTCATCGGTGAAAACGGAGCGGGCAAATCCACCCTGATGAGTATCCTCTACGGCTACTATCACGCGGATTCCGGAACCATTCGCATCAACGGCAAGGAGGAGCGCATCCGCTCCAGCCAGGATGCGATCGCCAAGGGCATCGGCATGGTGCATCAGCACTTCATGCTGGTGGACCCGTTCACCGTGCTGGAAAACATCGTGCTGGGCGCGGAAGAGGGTGTGCGCCTGGATGCCAGCCTGGCCGCCGCGCGCCGCCACCTGGCGGACCTCAACCGCGACTACGGCCTGCAGGTCGACCCGGACGCCATCGTGGGCGAGCTGGGCGTGGGCAGCCAGCAGCGGGTGGAAATCCTCAAGGCGCTGTACCGCGGCGCCGACGTGCTGATCCTGGACGAGCCGACCGCGGTGCTGACGCCGCAGGAAGCCGATGACCTGTTCCGCATCCTGCGGCTGCTGAAGCAGCAGGGCAAGACGGTGATCCTGATCACCCACAAGCTGCGCGAAGTGCTGGACATCACCGATACCGTCACCGTGATGCGTGCCGGCGAGGTGGTGGGCCAGGTGGTGACCGCCGAGGTGGGCAAGGAAGACCTGGCCGACCTGATGGTTGGCCGCAAGGTGAACCTGCAGCTGGACAAGGCGCCGGCCAGACCGGGCAAGACGGTGCTGGCGGTGTCCGGCCTGAACCTGGTGGACGAGCGCGGCGTGGCGCTGCTCAAAGACATCGGTTTCGAGCTGCGCGCCGGCGAGATCGTCGGCATCGCCGGCGTGTCCGGCAACGGCCAGTCCGAACTGCTGGAGGTGCTGTCCGGCATGCGCGAGGCCACCTCGGGCTCGGTGAACTTCAATGGCACCGAACTGAGCACGCTGAAGACCCGTGAACCCAAGGCGGCCGCCTACCGCAGGCTGGGCATTGCCCACGTGCCGGAAGACCGTTCGCGCGAAGGGCTGGTGAAGGACTTCTCCACCTTCGAGAACGCCATCCTGGGTTATCACAACGATCCGTCCATTCGCCGTGGCGGGCTGTTCAGCCGCAAGGCCATCGTCGAGCGCTGCCGCCGCTTCATCCGCGAGTTCGACGTGCGCCCGGCGCTGACGCATCGCCGCATCGGCCTGTTTTCCGGCGGCAACCAGCAAAAGGTGATCCTGGCGCGCGAAATCCACGCCAACCCGGAGCTGATGCTGATCGGCCAGCCCACGCGCGGCGTGGACATTGGTGCCATCGAGTTCATCCACAAACGCCTGCTGCAGCTGCGCGACGAAGGCAAGGCGCTGCTGCTGGTGTCGGTGGAACTGGACGAAATTCTGGCTTTGAGCGACCGCATCATCGTAATGAATGCCGGCGCGATTTCCGGCGAGCTGTCGGCGGCAGAGGCCACCACTACCTCGCTGGGTCTGTTGATGGGGGGGCATAAATGA
- a CDS encoding ABC transporter permease, with protein MEIFFSVLDATLRVSTPLVLAALAGLFSERSGIVDLALEGKMLAAAFAAACVAYLAHSPWAGLGAGIAVGMLVALLHGVVSIGYNGNQLISAVAINMMVSGVTPVLALAWFQQGGRTPTLDDDARFTAVQLPFADTIAQSTALKTFLGHNVLVYLAMALIIVVSWVVYQSRFGLRLRAVGENPHAADAAGISVKGVRYIAQLISGALCGVAGAYLVLAQTGAFIQDMTAGKGYLALAALIFGKWRPWAAVSGCLLFAFTDAIQIRLQGVPLPLIGSIPDAFIQAIPYVLTVVLLAGFMGRAVAPKAIGIPFVKSR; from the coding sequence ATGGAGATTTTCTTTAGCGTGCTGGATGCCACGCTGCGCGTGAGCACCCCGCTGGTGCTGGCGGCGCTGGCCGGCCTGTTCTCCGAGCGTTCCGGTATTGTCGATCTGGCGTTGGAGGGCAAGATGTTGGCCGCAGCGTTTGCCGCCGCCTGCGTTGCCTACCTGGCGCATTCGCCGTGGGCCGGGCTGGGCGCCGGCATTGCGGTGGGCATGCTGGTGGCGCTGCTGCATGGCGTGGTGTCGATCGGCTACAACGGCAACCAGCTGATTTCCGCGGTGGCCATCAACATGATGGTGTCCGGCGTGACGCCGGTGCTGGCGCTGGCCTGGTTCCAGCAGGGCGGTCGCACGCCGACGCTGGACGACGACGCGCGCTTCACCGCGGTGCAGCTGCCGTTTGCCGATACCATCGCGCAGAGCACGGCGCTGAAAACCTTCCTCGGCCACAATGTGCTGGTGTACCTGGCGATGGCCCTGATCATCGTGGTGAGCTGGGTGGTGTACCAGAGCCGCTTCGGCCTGCGCCTGCGCGCGGTGGGCGAAAACCCGCATGCCGCCGATGCCGCCGGTATCAGCGTCAAGGGGGTGCGTTACATCGCCCAGCTGATCAGCGGCGCGCTGTGTGGCGTGGCCGGTGCCTACCTGGTGCTGGCGCAGACCGGCGCCTTCATCCAGGACATGACTGCCGGCAAGGGCTACCTGGCGCTGGCGGCGCTGATCTTCGGCAAGTGGCGGCCGTGGGCGGCGGTATCCGGCTGCCTGCTGTTCGCCTTTACCGATGCCATCCAGATCCGCCTGCAGGGCGTGCCGCTGCCGCTGATCGGCAGCATTCCGGATGCCTTCATCCAGGCGATTCCCTACGTGCTGACCGTGGTGCTGCTGGCCGGCTTCATGGGTCGTGCGGTGGCGCCGAAGGCGATCGGCATTCCGTTCGTGAAGTCGCGCTGA
- a CDS encoding MoxR family ATPase — MNPRFTGSEQYVATDDLMLAVNAAITLQRPLLVKGEPGTGKTMLAEELAAALGKQLIVWPIKSTTKAQHGLYEYDAVSRLRDSQLGSERVHDIRNYIIKGKLWQAFEADEAPVLLIDEIDKADIEFPNDLLRELDQMEFFVHETQEFVRARQRPIIIITSNNEKELPDAFLRRCFFHYIRFPDRDTLQSIIDVHYPDIEQELVGAALEVFTGIRELQGLKKKPSTSELLDWLKLLRHETIQAAQLREQHAQQQLPPLAGALLKNEQDVQLFERLMQMARMRRG; from the coding sequence ATGAACCCTCGTTTCACCGGCAGCGAGCAGTACGTTGCCACCGACGACCTGATGCTGGCCGTCAACGCCGCCATCACCCTGCAGCGCCCGCTGCTGGTCAAGGGCGAGCCCGGCACCGGCAAAACCATGCTGGCCGAGGAGCTGGCCGCTGCGCTGGGCAAGCAGCTGATCGTCTGGCCGATCAAGTCCACCACCAAGGCACAGCACGGGCTGTACGAATACGATGCCGTATCCAGGCTGCGCGATTCGCAGCTGGGCAGCGAGCGTGTGCACGACATCCGCAACTACATCATCAAGGGCAAGCTGTGGCAGGCATTCGAGGCCGACGAGGCACCGGTGCTGCTGATCGATGAAATCGACAAGGCCGACATCGAATTCCCCAACGACCTGCTGCGCGAACTGGACCAGATGGAGTTCTTCGTGCACGAAACCCAGGAATTCGTGCGTGCGCGCCAGCGCCCCATCATCATCATTACCTCCAACAACGAGAAGGAGCTGCCGGACGCCTTCCTGCGCCGCTGCTTCTTCCACTACATCCGCTTTCCGGATCGCGACACGCTGCAGAGCATCATTGACGTGCACTACCCGGACATCGAGCAGGAGCTGGTAGGCGCAGCACTGGAAGTGTTCACCGGCATCCGCGAGCTGCAGGGCCTGAAGAAGAAACCGTCCACCTCGGAGCTGCTGGACTGGCTGAAACTGCTGCGGCACGAAACCATCCAGGCGGCACAACTGCGCGAGCAACACGCGCAGCAGCAACTGCCGCCACTGGCCGGCGCGCTGCTGAAGAACGAGCAGGACGTGCAGCTGTTCGAGCGGCTGATGCAGATGGCCAGGATGCGGCGCGGCTGA
- a CDS encoding ABC transporter permease, which translates to MSQPANLPRWAALWLMPVLNLVAALFVSGLVIALIGEDPIECLKLLINGAFGYPEGIGYTLFYTTSFIFTGLAVAAAFHAGLFNIGGEGQMYLSGLGVTLVCLQFGGLPGWLLIPLALLGAILFGAAWAFVPAWLQAKRGSHIVVTTIMFNFIASSLMNWLLVDKLRMPGSQVPATVTFAQTAWVPLLKDVFAPLGFVLPNTPLNASFFLAILALVLFYVVVWHSPQGFVTRTVGLNEKAARYAGMPVDKIIILVMCVSGALAGMASINELLGSTHRMNLGFTNGIGFVGIAVALMGRNHPVGILLSALLFGALTQGGLDLSFEKPAITREMIIFTQGLIILFCGALENLFQTPLSLAFKRMLKKEG; encoded by the coding sequence ATGAGTCAGCCTGCCAATCTGCCGCGCTGGGCAGCACTGTGGCTGATGCCGGTGCTGAACCTGGTGGCGGCACTGTTCGTATCCGGCCTGGTGATCGCACTGATCGGCGAAGACCCGATCGAGTGCCTGAAACTGCTGATCAATGGCGCCTTCGGTTACCCGGAAGGCATCGGCTACACGTTGTTCTACACCACCAGCTTCATCTTTACCGGTCTGGCGGTGGCGGCGGCATTCCATGCCGGCCTGTTCAATATCGGCGGCGAGGGCCAGATGTATCTGTCCGGCCTGGGGGTGACCCTGGTGTGCCTGCAGTTCGGCGGTCTGCCCGGCTGGCTGCTGATTCCGCTGGCGCTGCTGGGCGCCATCCTGTTCGGCGCTGCCTGGGCCTTCGTGCCGGCCTGGCTGCAGGCCAAGCGCGGCAGCCACATCGTGGTGACCACCATCATGTTCAACTTCATTGCCAGCTCGCTGATGAACTGGCTGCTGGTGGACAAGCTGCGCATGCCCGGCTCGCAGGTGCCGGCCACGGTGACTTTCGCCCAGACGGCCTGGGTGCCGTTGCTGAAGGATGTGTTTGCACCGCTGGGCTTCGTGCTGCCGAATACGCCGCTGAACGCTAGCTTCTTCCTGGCCATCCTGGCACTGGTGCTGTTCTACGTGGTGGTGTGGCATAGCCCGCAGGGCTTCGTTACCCGCACGGTGGGCCTCAACGAGAAGGCGGCGCGTTACGCCGGCATGCCGGTGGACAAGATCATCATCCTGGTGATGTGTGTATCCGGCGCGCTGGCCGGCATGGCATCCATCAACGAGCTGCTGGGCTCCACCCACCGCATGAACCTGGGCTTCACCAACGGCATCGGCTTTGTCGGCATTGCCGTGGCGCTGATGGGGCGCAACCATCCGGTGGGCATCCTGCTGTCGGCGCTGCTGTTCGGCGCGCTGACCCAGGGCGGCCTGGACCTGTCGTTCGAGAAGCCTGCCATCACCCGCGAGATGATCATCTTTACCCAGGGCCTGATCATCCTGTTCTGCGGCGCGCTGGAAAACCTGTTCCAGACCCCGTTGTCGCTGGCGTTCAAACGCATGCTGAAGAAGGAGGGCTGA
- the argE gene encoding acetylornithine deacetylase — protein MSAQPAAATLAILERLLSFDTTSRESNLALIDWVVDYLAEYGIRATLTHNDDGSKANLYAAIGDAALPAIILSGHTDVVPVDGQLWSYPPFALSRHDGKIYGRGSADMKGFIACVLAQVPAWVKLAGEQSWQRSLGIALSYDEEVGCLGVGRLIADLQARQVPVAGCIIGEPTGMRPVVAHKGIAHYRCSVQGRAAHSSLTPQGVNAIEYAARLITHIRKLADTEASFGNRHPLYDVPFTTLQTGLISGGNAANIVPKSCEFVFEVRWLPGDQHERFVSSVRDYAANLLQEMRQVAPEADISFEPLVNCPPFQSEDGCEIRQHVAALCACQGGDAVAYTTEAGRFAEAGIACVVCGPGSIVQAHRPDEFVTLAQLAACERWLSALQQRLV, from the coding sequence ATGTCTGCTCAGCCTGCTGCCGCCACGCTTGCCATTCTCGAACGCCTGCTGTCGTTCGATACCACCAGCCGCGAATCCAATCTGGCCTTGATCGACTGGGTAGTCGACTATCTGGCCGAGTACGGCATCCGTGCCACGCTGACGCACAATGATGACGGCAGCAAGGCCAATCTGTATGCGGCGATCGGCGATGCTGCGTTGCCGGCCATCATCCTGTCCGGGCACACCGACGTGGTGCCGGTGGATGGCCAGCTGTGGAGCTACCCGCCGTTCGCGCTGAGCCGGCACGATGGCAAGATCTATGGCCGCGGCAGCGCCGACATGAAGGGCTTCATCGCCTGCGTGCTGGCGCAGGTGCCGGCGTGGGTGAAGCTGGCGGGCGAGCAGTCCTGGCAACGCAGCCTGGGCATTGCGCTGTCCTACGACGAGGAAGTCGGCTGTCTGGGCGTGGGGCGGCTGATTGCCGACCTGCAGGCGCGGCAGGTGCCGGTGGCCGGCTGCATCATCGGCGAGCCCACCGGCATGCGCCCGGTGGTGGCACACAAGGGCATTGCCCACTACCGCTGCAGCGTGCAGGGGCGGGCGGCACATTCCTCGCTGACGCCGCAGGGGGTGAATGCCATCGAGTACGCGGCGCGGCTGATCACCCACATCCGCAAACTGGCCGATACCGAGGCCTCGTTCGGCAATCGCCACCCCTTGTATGACGTGCCGTTCACCACCTTGCAGACCGGGCTGATCAGCGGCGGCAATGCGGCCAACATCGTGCCCAAAAGTTGTGAATTCGTGTTCGAGGTACGCTGGCTGCCGGGCGACCAGCACGAGCGTTTCGTCAGCTCGGTGCGCGACTATGCGGCCAACCTGCTGCAAGAGATGCGCCAGGTGGCGCCGGAGGCGGACATCAGCTTCGAGCCGCTGGTGAACTGCCCGCCGTTCCAGTCGGAAGACGGTTGCGAAATCCGCCAGCACGTGGCGGCGCTGTGCGCCTGCCAGGGGGGCGATGCGGTGGCCTACACCACCGAAGCCGGGCGTTTTGCCGAAGCCGGCATTGCCTGCGTGGTGTGCGGGCCGGGTTCCATCGTGCAGGCGCATCGGCCGGACGAGTTCGTGACGCTGGCGCAGCTGGCCGCCTGCGAGCGGTGGCTGTCCGCCTTGCAGCAACGCCTCGTGTGA
- a CDS encoding cupin domain-containing protein produces MQQIVVIETGAQAPSIDYPNPARLVAGNPRRETWNAFDSHDGVCSAGIWGCETGAWRIAFAAGKDEFFCVISGRVRLSNEAGEAWEFGPGEAAVIPAGFRGEFRVLQPVRKYYVIVERQG; encoded by the coding sequence ATGCAGCAGATTGTCGTGATCGAAACCGGCGCACAGGCGCCGTCCATTGACTACCCGAACCCGGCGCGGCTGGTGGCGGGCAACCCGCGGCGGGAAACCTGGAATGCCTTCGATAGCCATGACGGCGTGTGTTCGGCCGGCATCTGGGGCTGCGAAACCGGCGCCTGGCGTATTGCCTTTGCGGCAGGCAAGGACGAGTTCTTCTGCGTGATCAGCGGCCGGGTGCGGCTGAGCAACGAGGCTGGGGAGGCGTGGGAGTTCGGCCCGGGCGAGGCGGCGGTGATTCCGGCCGGCTTTCGCGGCGAGTTCCGCGTGCTGCAACCAGTGCGCAAGTACTACGTGATCGTCGAGCGCCAGGGCTGA
- a CDS encoding DNA-binding transcriptional regulator codes for MKLFEKIANPREIRRKLGLNQQEFWSRIGVTQSGGSRYESGRNMPKPVRELLRLVHVEQIDLSKVRREDFEIVEYLKETHPDLYKSLRKAVRARMEAQGDVSAEASEA; via the coding sequence ATGAAACTGTTTGAAAAAATCGCGAATCCGCGAGAAATCCGCCGTAAACTGGGCCTCAACCAGCAGGAATTCTGGAGCCGCATCGGCGTTACCCAATCCGGCGGCAGCCGCTACGAAAGTGGCCGCAACATGCCGAAGCCGGTTCGCGAACTGCTGCGCCTGGTACACGTTGAGCAGATCGACCTGTCCAAGGTACGCCGCGAAGACTTTGAAATCGTGGAATACCTGAAGGAAACCCATCCGGACCTGTACAAGAGCCTGCGCAAGGCCGTACGCGCCCGCATGGAAGCACAGGGCGACGTCAGCGCCGAAGCCAGCGAAGCCTGA
- a CDS encoding universal stress protein: MYQRIFVPVDDSATSALALAEACKLAKEVGAKVRLVHVVDLAQFGWGGAEFLDAAELQGSIKKAGEQVLAACRDKVEELGIKPETAILESWGDRIASVIVEDANSWGGDLLVMGTHGLGGLMHLLMGSVAEGVLKQADVPVLLVRNPTSD, encoded by the coding sequence ATGTATCAGCGAATTTTTGTGCCGGTGGACGATAGTGCGACATCCGCACTGGCGCTGGCCGAGGCCTGCAAGCTTGCGAAAGAGGTTGGGGCCAAGGTGCGCCTGGTGCACGTGGTGGATCTGGCCCAGTTTGGCTGGGGTGGCGCCGAGTTTCTTGATGCGGCCGAGTTGCAGGGCTCGATCAAGAAGGCCGGCGAGCAGGTGCTGGCAGCCTGTCGCGACAAGGTGGAGGAACTGGGCATCAAGCCGGAAACCGCCATCCTGGAAAGCTGGGGCGACCGTATCGCCAGCGTGATCGTGGAGGATGCCAACAGCTGGGGCGGGGATCTGCTGGTGATGGGCACGCACGGTCTGGGCGGCCTGATGCACCTGCTGATGGGCAGCGTGGCCGAAGGCGTGCTCAAGCAGGCCGATGTGCCGGTGCTGCTGGTGCGCAACCCGACGTCGGACTGA
- a CDS encoding thioesterase family protein, translating to MARIRLELPSRFIFDTRIQVHIGDINYGGHLGNDAVLRLAHEARLRLLKQHGYSELDIEGLGLIMTDAAVVYRAEAFHGDLLRFQLALIDFNQYGCDIAYLVSDDKTGKEVARLKTGIVFFDYQSRKIAPIPAAFRLRFEEQQTGAAP from the coding sequence ATGGCCCGCATCCGGCTGGAGCTGCCCTCCCGCTTCATTTTCGATACCCGCATCCAGGTGCACATCGGCGACATCAACTACGGTGGCCACCTGGGCAACGACGCCGTGCTGCGCCTGGCGCACGAGGCACGGTTGCGCCTCCTGAAACAGCATGGCTACAGCGAACTCGACATCGAAGGCCTGGGCCTGATCATGACCGACGCCGCCGTGGTTTACCGTGCCGAGGCCTTTCATGGCGACCTCCTGCGCTTTCAGCTTGCGCTGATTGACTTCAATCAATATGGTTGCGACATCGCCTATCTGGTCAGCGATGACAAGACCGGTAAAGAAGTGGCAAGATTGAAAACAGGCATCGTTTTCTTCGATTACCAAAGCCGCAAGATTGCCCCGATACCCGCAGCATTCCGCCTGCGCTTCGAAGAACAACAGACAGGAGCAGCGCCATGA